The Papio anubis isolate 15944 chromosome 1, Panubis1.0, whole genome shotgun sequence genome window below encodes:
- the RBP7 gene encoding retinoid-binding protein 7 — protein MPADLSGTWTLLSSDNFEGYMLALGIDFATRKIAKLLKPQKVIEQNEDSFTIHTNSSLRNYFVKFKIGEEFEEDNKGLDNRKCKSLVTWDNDRLTCVQKGEKKNRGWTHWIEGDKLHLEMFCEGQMCKQTFQRA, from the exons ATGCCCGCCGACCTCAGCGGTACCTGGACCCTGCTCAGCAGCGACAACTTCGAGGGCTACATGCTGGCCCTAG gtattGACTTTGCCACGCGTAAAATAGCCAAGTTGCTGAAGCCACAGAAAGTGATTGAGCAAAATGAGGATTCTTTTACCATCCACACGAACAGCAGCCTAAGGAACTactttgtgaaatttaaaattggAGAAGAATTTGAGGAAGATAACAAAGGCCTGGACAACAGAAAATGCAAG AGCTTGGTTACCTGGGACAATGACAGGCTCACCTGTGtccagaagggagaaaagaagaacaGAGGCTGGACCCATTGGATCGAAGGCGACAAACTCCACCTG GAAATGTTCTGTGAAGGTCAAATGTGCAAACAGACATTCCAGAGAGCCTGA